The Blastocatellia bacterium nucleotide sequence ACTGAGCCAGAGCGAAACGCCGGTCCAAGCCGGCAATTTGATCATCCGACTCACGCCACAAAAGCGATACGCCGTGTTTGCTGAGTTGCTGCTTGAAATTGTGCCGACCACGTATGAGCTGCGTCGCATCTCAGTGATGGAAGTTGGCGGCGCGCGCTCCGACTTTCTGCTGTCCAACGTCAAGGAGAATGTGGCTGTCTCGCCGGCTCAGTTTAGTTTTACCATCCCACCCAATGTGCAAGTCGTGGAGGCTGACAAACAATAATCTGCCGTCCGTGATGCGCCGCCAGCTTGACGCCTGCTGATTGCGTCTTGCATGCTGACACCTGACAGTCGTTATGTATATTGACGTGGCGCTCCCACTCGGGGTCAACCAAACGTTCACCTACCGACTGCCTCCGCCGTGGCAGAGCAGCGCCTGTGTGGGCGCGCGCGTCGTGGTCCCGTTTGGCAACAAACCGCTGACAGGCTACATTGTCGGCGTCAACACGTCGCTTGATCCATCGCTGGCCGATGCCCGCGTCAAGGGCGTGCTCCACCTGATTGATCAGGAGCCGATTGTCGGGCAGAACATTTTGGAACTGACGCGCTGGTTGGCAGAGTTTTATGGCTCATCATGGGGAGAAGCCATTCGCGCGGCGTTGCCGGCAGGCTTGGGGGTGGCCTCGGAAATTCTCTTCTCGCTGACGCCGGAAGGAGAGGCTGCCCTGAGTAAAATGAGCTCGGCTCGGCTTCGCACTTCCACACGAGCGCAAGCATTGCAGATGGTCGCCGAGCATGGTTCTGTGGCATTGAGCCAGTGGCAAAAGAAATTTGGTAAGACGCGCGCCCGCGCCATTGCCCGTGCGTTGGAGTTGGCCGGTTACGTTCAGCGACACTTCGGCGTTGGCCAGCCTCACGTCAAACCGAAATTGCAAAATATGGCGCAGCTTCGGCTCGACGCCGCGCTGGAGCCGACGCTGACGGAGAAACAGCAGCGCGTGATCCAGGTATTGCGCGCGGCCAGCGGTCCGCTTCCGCTGGGCGAGCTTGCCGACCGCGCTGAGGTCGGCCCGTCGGTCATTCGCACGTTGGAAAAACGCGGCGTTCTTCAAATCGTCGCGCAGCCAGTGCGCCGCGACCCGCTTAAACACATCGAGGTCGGCCCGCCACAATGGTTCGAGCTGACCGAACGACAGCAGGCCGCGTTGCAACCGATTGAGGCGGCGTTGCAGGCTGGACGCTATGCAGCCTTTCTGTTGCATGGTGTGACGGGCAGCGGCAAAACCGAAGTCTACATTCGCGCTATGCATGCCGCTTTACGGCTGGGCAAGACGGCGTTAATGCTGGTGCCGGAGATTTCGCTCACGCCGGTCTTCAGTCGGCGACTGCGCTCACACTTTGGCGAGCGTGTGGCCATCCTGCACTCATCGTTGTCAGAGGGCGAGCGATTTGACGAATGGAATCGCATTCGCCAGGGCTTGGCCCCTGTTGTCATTGGCACGCGCTCGGCTGTCTTTGCCCCGCTCCAGCGGTTGGGGCTTGTGGTTGTGGATGAAGAACATGACACTTCGTACAAGCAGGAAGACGTGCCTCGCTATAACGGTCGCGATACAGCCATCATGCGTGCGCACAAGGAAAATGCCGTGGCTGTGCTGGGCAGCGCGACGCCTTCGCTGGAGACCTATCACAACGCGCATATCGGCAAATACACCTATGTGCCGATGGGTGAGCGCATCGGCGGACGGCAACTGGCCGGCGTTCAGGTGATTGATATGCGGCAGGTCTTTACCCGACAAGGGAAACAACAGATTTTCTCTGATGAGCTGATTGAAGCGCTCAGGCAAACGCACGCGCGCGGTGAGCAGTCCATCATCCTGCTGAATCGCCGTGGATTTGCCCCATTGGTGTTGTGTCGCCGCTGCGGCCTGACGCGCCGTTGTGTCAACTGCGATGTCTCGCTCACGTATCACAAACAACTGAACACGTTGATCTGCCACTATTGTAACTATCAGACCGCGCCTCCCACTGTGTGCGAAGTGTGCGGTGGCCAATTCATTTTTTATGCTGGCGTCGGGACCGAGCAAATTCAGGCGCGATTGGAAAAGATGTTTCCCAAGATGAAGGTGGCGCGCATGGACCGAGATACCATGCGTCGGCGGGGCAGCTACGAGCGGATCATCACCGAGTTCGCTGCCGGCTCGATTGACACGCTTGTGGGAACACAGATGATTGCCAAAGGGCATGACTTTCCTCATGTGACGTTGGTGGGGGTCGTGTCGGTTGATGCTGGCTTGGCGCTGCCCGATTTTCGCGCCGCTGAGCGCACTTTCCAACTGCTCACGCAGGTGGCCGGTCGCGCCGGTCGTGGGGATGCGCCCGGCCGAGTCATCATTCAAACCTACTATCCTGAGCACTACGCGCTGCGCTTCGCGCAGGCGCAAGATTACGAAGGCTTCTATCAACAGGAGATTCGCTTCCGTCAGATGTACCAATATCCGCCGTTCACTACGCTCATCTTGGCGTTGATTCGTCATCGTCACGCGGAGAAGGCCAGCGCCATTGCTGATGAATTTGCCAGGCATCTGCGCGCGGCTGCGTCCTCGGCTTCGGCAGTGCGCATTCTCGGT carries:
- the priA gene encoding primosomal protein N', producing the protein MYIDVALPLGVNQTFTYRLPPPWQSSACVGARVVVPFGNKPLTGYIVGVNTSLDPSLADARVKGVLHLIDQEPIVGQNILELTRWLAEFYGSSWGEAIRAALPAGLGVASEILFSLTPEGEAALSKMSSARLRTSTRAQALQMVAEHGSVALSQWQKKFGKTRARAIARALELAGYVQRHFGVGQPHVKPKLQNMAQLRLDAALEPTLTEKQQRVIQVLRAASGPLPLGELADRAEVGPSVIRTLEKRGVLQIVAQPVRRDPLKHIEVGPPQWFELTERQQAALQPIEAALQAGRYAAFLLHGVTGSGKTEVYIRAMHAALRLGKTALMLVPEISLTPVFSRRLRSHFGERVAILHSSLSEGERFDEWNRIRQGLAPVVIGTRSAVFAPLQRLGLVVVDEEHDTSYKQEDVPRYNGRDTAIMRAHKENAVAVLGSATPSLETYHNAHIGKYTYVPMGERIGGRQLAGVQVIDMRQVFTRQGKQQIFSDELIEALRQTHARGEQSIILLNRRGFAPLVLCRRCGLTRRCVNCDVSLTYHKQLNTLICHYCNYQTAPPTVCEVCGGQFIFYAGVGTEQIQARLEKMFPKMKVARMDRDTMRRRGSYERIITEFAAGSIDTLVGTQMIAKGHDFPHVTLVGVVSVDAGLALPDFRAAERTFQLLTQVAGRAGRGDAPGRVIIQTYYPEHYALRFAQAQDYEGFYQQEIRFRQMYQYPPFTTLILALIRHRHAEKASAIADEFARHLRAAASSASAVRILGPAPAPLTRLRGEFRRHVIIKSIQRAAARQAIEWAFKQTRRAGFDTHCISIDVDPVDLM